From Mya arenaria isolate MELC-2E11 chromosome 12, ASM2691426v1, the proteins below share one genomic window:
- the LOC128210675 gene encoding L-xylulose reductase-like yields the protein MSLNLKGKKFLVTGAGRGIGRELVKALNKEECIVYALNRSKEPLDTLVQELPAVVPLHVDLEDWEATRALLESIEVLDGVVNNAGLADLPSTSVLECSKKFMNKVVDCQVFGAINTMQVVAKKDDRGRSARVVREHYVKRLIEEGSPLDIVFTSRTPCGRVPEVSEVVVPIMYLLSDMSSMVSGTNQVVDGGMLSSFITQL from the exons ATGTCATTGAACTTGAAAGGCAAGAAGTTTTTAGTGACAGGAGCTGGACGAGGTATCGGGCGAGAGCTTGTTAAAGCTTTAAACAAAGAGGAATGCATTGTGTACGCGCTTAACAGGTCTAAGGAGCCCTTGGATACTCTTGTGCAAGAATTACCTGCCGTAGTTCCCTTACACGTGGATCTTGAAGACTGGGAGGCAACCAGGGCTTTGCTGGAGAGTATTGAGGTACTGGATGGAGTTGTGAACAACGCGGGGCTCGCTGACCTACCATCAACGTCTGTGCTGGAATGCAGTAAGAAGTTTATGAATAAGGTTGTGGACTGTCAAGTGTTCGGGGCGATAAACACTATGCAGGTCGTTGCAAAAAAAGATGATAGAGGCAGGTCGGCCAGGGTCGTTCGTGAAC ACTATGTCAAGAGGCTTATAGAAGAAGGGTCTCCTTTGGACATAGTGTTCACGTCGCGGACACCGTGCGGTCGTGTACCGGAGGTATCGGAAGTGGTTGTTCCAATCATGTACCTGTTGAGCGACATGTCATCGATGGTTTCGGGAACCAATCAAGTCGTGGACGGTGGGATGCTCTCCAGCTTCATTACCCAACTCTGA